The following proteins are encoded in a genomic region of Sorangiineae bacterium MSr12523:
- a CDS encoding ABC transporter substrate-binding protein — protein MRYARALVMALLAIGGAAGAGCKDKEPEKAAPQTAETKTSAAPASDTIVIGHVGSMTGNEATFGQSSDNGMKLAVEEQNKKNGIKGKKIVLKTYDDQGKPEEAAVAATRLVTQDKVLTFLGEVSSSRSIAMGPVADSNKIPMISNSSTNPKVTKDGDKTRPFVFRVCFIDPFQGTVMAKFAAENKKWKKVAILRDVGNDYSVGLANFFTETFKKLGGEVVDDVSYKAGDQDFKAQLTKLKSKNAEAFYVPGYYTDVALIARQAKELGIKVPLMGGDGWDSEKLYEISKGALDGSFFSNHYSPEDTSPQVKDFIAKYKATYNAVPDAHAVLGYDAANVAFHAMEQAKELTGPAIRDEVEKTKDFQGVSGKITLNKDHNADKPAVVIGIEKNAPKYAATISP, from the coding sequence ATGCGCTACGCACGTGCGTTGGTGATGGCTCTATTGGCGATCGGCGGTGCGGCAGGCGCGGGCTGCAAGGACAAGGAGCCCGAGAAAGCCGCGCCGCAGACCGCTGAGACCAAAACATCAGCAGCGCCCGCCAGTGACACGATCGTGATCGGTCACGTCGGATCAATGACGGGTAATGAGGCCACCTTCGGCCAGTCGAGCGACAATGGGATGAAGCTCGCCGTCGAAGAGCAGAACAAAAAGAACGGCATCAAAGGCAAGAAGATCGTCCTCAAGACATACGACGACCAGGGAAAGCCCGAAGAGGCCGCCGTTGCGGCAACCCGACTCGTCACGCAGGACAAGGTCCTCACGTTTCTCGGAGAAGTCTCGTCGAGTCGTTCCATCGCGATGGGCCCCGTCGCGGACTCGAATAAGATCCCGATGATTTCCAATTCGTCGACCAACCCGAAGGTCACGAAGGACGGCGACAAGACGCGCCCGTTCGTCTTCCGCGTTTGCTTCATCGACCCCTTCCAGGGCACGGTGATGGCGAAGTTCGCGGCTGAAAACAAGAAGTGGAAGAAGGTCGCCATCCTGCGTGACGTCGGAAACGACTACTCGGTGGGCCTCGCCAACTTCTTCACCGAGACGTTCAAGAAGCTCGGCGGCGAAGTCGTCGACGACGTCAGCTACAAAGCTGGCGATCAGGACTTCAAAGCACAATTGACGAAACTCAAGTCGAAGAATGCCGAGGCGTTCTACGTCCCCGGTTACTACACCGACGTGGCGCTGATTGCGCGTCAGGCCAAGGAGCTGGGCATCAAGGTTCCCTTGATGGGCGGCGACGGATGGGACTCGGAGAAGCTTTACGAGATCTCCAAAGGCGCGCTCGACGGTTCGTTCTTCTCGAACCACTACAGCCCCGAGGACACGTCCCCGCAGGTGAAGGACTTCATCGCGAAGTACAAGGCCACCTACAACGCGGTGCCCGACGCCCACGCCGTGCTCGGTTATGACGCGGCCAATGTGGCGTTCCACGCCATGGAGCAGGCCAAAGAGCTGACCGGCCCCGCCATCCGCGACGAAGTCGAGAAGACCAAGGATTTCCAAGGTGTGAGCGGCAAGATCACGCTCAACAAGGATCACAACGCCGACAAGCCGGCGGTCGTCATCGGCATCGAGAAGAATGCACCGAAATACGCGGCGACAATCAGCCCGTAA